The Argopecten irradians isolate NY chromosome 6, Ai_NY, whole genome shotgun sequence genome has a window encoding:
- the LOC138325127 gene encoding microcephalin-like, whose product MATCNYLEDDADLPNTQIVDDRILKDVVAYVEVRSTNDNRTKAICKELENLGARIQKTFTDDVTHVVYKEGCKRTRTKAQKRDVFLVSVLWVDSCKQNQEHVSERLYPAILPDDNSTPVLLTKLKKMKSMQPCDFDEDVANSAERCTKRKRKFDLLKAGKDSTPCNSPGLGGILVMETQPRSPEEIPTPLRLTIPDTPPSMRARMKDMEFRKNNGASLSDLSFAKEAEHLTDQVPLMRKLFNTSDLNTDVEEEDPLVVLNGKKSPESKAGAKETLDTQKSTTTRSNRRKSMPSIKLSENEYVDLQTKSSRRRKSLAVTSVSMGKVGKSDVPTGSNKTVSSKVKQTNKNSTQTGEIVTGSTMSGKETSGKKLEESNTESIKLSVKGRRRSVLNKNNAKQVEDGKELDSTSKSVSSRGRGVSSRGRGRTSDPSSVGNTSRGASRTSDPSPVGNTSRGASRTSDPSSVIGGRTSRDTITAGSRLSDPTTRRSSRKSVSFASAPDCIINKDEQSTVRKSGESEQQNSETNIDSDTNIDSLSASVSADSNSENNLCQTNNGEKISTTVPRVEEASSEESTGCMDLPLTDSSRTNLQPKRKEASNKKKKMLLPHDILPCSSLIEPTTKSDKIQPTILNICSPNPGKVVGKGRKRKVMSENDDKEMSKKVRKGSRSKQPQTNEMFSSSEESDKAEDPNGPMKNIMRDILENDSSLSTSNIQSESTLQTTGPHGMSLSTVYGDDSMASSVSGFAPPRPSIDEFNIKKMKLFAKQRKKAFSESSVSQRRQALSDSDKSSSDSDMAGKSRSKFLVGSSSFRRSPHRPSVVMTSLHSHEQDTVISIVKMIGHFVISDNVSDTTSHVICGGPRRTLNLLYAVSRGCWILHQKWVYDSLDAGHWLPEEKYEVTNWFPSVKTARLLKESLKENYKSTLFSSVDIMYVSQKTSPPRSHLAALIKLCGGQVTMSTSKAQIIVGNDFYPDRTSVSPLWILDCIIQQKLEPMDAYLQGRPKRDSSPEF is encoded by the exons ATGGCTACTTGTAACTATCTAGAAGATGATGCGGACTTACCAAATACACAAATTGTTGATGACCGAATTCTTAAAG ATGTTGTAGCCTATGTAGAAGTGCGGTCCACAAATGACAATAGGACAAAGGCCATATGTAAGGAACTGGAGAATCTTGGAGCCAGAATCCAGAAGACCTTCACAGACGATGTCACACATGTTGTGTATAAAGAGGGGTGTAAAAGGACGAGAACCAAAGCCCAAAAAAGGGATGTCTTCCTTGTATCAGTCCTCTGGGTTGATAG TTGTAAACAAAATCAGGAACATGTATCGGAGAGACTTTATCCAGCCATACTTCCAGACGACAATTCCACCCCTGTACTGCTCACTAAGCTCAAG AAAATGAAGTCCATGCAGCCTTGTGATTTTGATGAAGATGTAGCCAATAGTGCGGAACGCTGTACAAAACGGAAACGCAAGTTTGATCTTCTCAAGGCGGGAAAGGACAGCACTCCCTGTAATTCTCCAGGCCTCGGAGGAATCCTTGTGATGGAAACACAGCCTCGGTCCCCG GAAGAGATCCCCACACCACTGAGGCTGACTATACCAGACACACCTCCCAGTATGAGGGCTCGAATGAAAGATATGGAGTTCAGGAAGAATAATG GTGCTAGCTTGTCCGATTTATCTTTCGCTAAAGAAGCAGAACATTTGACAGATCAGGTGCCTTTGATGAGGAAGCTGTTCA ACACAAGTGATTTAAATACTGATGTGGAGGAAGAAGACCCACTGGTTGTATTAAACGGAAAAAAATCGCCAGAATCAAAAGCAGGTGCCAAAGAAACACTTGATACACAAAAGTCAACCACAACAAGAAGTAATCGTCGCAAATCCATGCCATCAATAAAATTATCTGAAAATGAATATGTAGATTTACAGACTAAATCTTCGAGACGCCGTAAGTCACTTGCTGTTACATCCGTCAGTATGGGCAAGGTAGGAAAAAGTGACGTACCAACTGGCTCAAATAAGACAGTCAGCTCAAAAGTGAAACAGACAAATAAGAATTCTACACAAACTGGTGAAATTGTGACTGGGAGTACAATGTCTGGAAAAGAAACTTCCGGGAAAAAGTTGGAAGAATCAAATACAGAAAGTATCAAATTATCAGTGAAAGGACGTAGGAGATCAGTTCTCAATAAAAATAATGCTAAACAGGTTGAGGATGGCAAAGAATTGGACAGCACTTCTAAAAGTGTGAGCAGTAGAGGGCGAGGGGTCAGTAGTCGAGGGAGGGGAAGGACATCAGATCCCTCCTCAGTCGGTAATACCAGTAGAGGTGCCAGTAGAACATCAGATCCCTCCCCAGTCGGAAATACCAGTAGAGGTGCCAGTAGAACATCAGATCCCTCCTCTGTTATAGGTGGAAGGACCTCAAGAGATACTATCACTGCTGGAAGTAGATTGTCTGATCCTACCACACGCAGAAGTTCAAGGAAGTCTGTAAGCTTTGCTAGTGCACCGGATTGTATAATCAATAAGGACGAGCAATCTACTGTCAGAAAGTCGGGGGAAAGTGAACAACAGAACTCTGAAACAAACATTGACTCTGATACGAACATTGACTCTTTGTCAGCCAGCGTAAGTGCTGATAGCAATTCAGAGAATAATTTATGTCAAACTAACAACGGTGAGAAAATAAGTACAACCGTACCTAGAGTTGAAGAGGCTTCCTCTGAAGAATCCACAGGTTGTATGGATCTTCCTTTAACCGATAGTTCGAGAACTAACTTACAGCCTAAAAGAAAGGAAGCCtctaacaaaaagaaaaagatgtTGTTACCACACGATATTTTGCCGTGTTCCTCCCTGATTGAACCTACAACAAAATCAGATAAAATACAACCAACAATTCTTAACATATGTTCTCCAAATCCAGGGAAAGTGGTGGGAAAAGGACGGAAGAGGAAAGTGATGTCAGAAAATGATGATAAAGAGATGAGTAAAAAGGTAAGGAAGGGAAGTAGATCTAAACAACCACAGACAAACGAAATGTTTTCTAGCAGTGAAGAAAGTGACAAAGCAGAAGATCCAAATGGTCCTATGAAGAATATAATGAGGgatattttagaaaatgacAGTTCACTAAGTACCTCTAATATACAATCTGAATCGACCCTACAGACCACCGGTCCCCATGGTATGTCCTTGTCCACAGTGTACGGGGATGACTCCATGGCTTCATCTGTCTCTGGGTTTGCACCTCCTAGACCCAGTATTGATGAATTCAACATAAAGAAAATGAAGTTGTTCGCCAAGCAGAGGAAGAAAGCATTCTCCGAGTCATCAGTAAGTCAACGCAGACAGGCGTTGAGTGACAGTGACAAGTCTAGCAGTGATAGTGACATGGCTGGAAAGTCGAGATCCAAATTTCTGGTCGGGTCTTCTTCCTTCAGACGCAGTCCACACAGACCTTCTGTCGTCATGACAAGTTTacactcaca TGAACAGGACACGGTCATCTCCATAGTGAAAATGATAGGTCACTTTGTCATTTCCGACAATGTTTCTGACACTACAAGTCATGTGATATGCGGTGGTCCGCGGCGTACCCTCAACCTCTTGTATGCCGTATCTAGGGGATGTTGGATCCTTCACCAAAAAtgg GTTTACGATTCCCTGGATGCTGGGCACTGGTTACCAGAGGAAAAATATGAAGTGACTAATTGGTTTCCATCAGTCAAG ACTGCTCGACTACTGAAGGAAAGTTTGAAGGAGAATTACAAATCCACCTTATTCTCCAGCGTAGACATCATGTACGTGTCTCAGAAAACGTCTCCACCTCGGTCACATCTCGCCGCTCTCATCAAACTTTGTGGTGGTCAG gtaacaatgtccaCATCCAAAGCACAGATCATTGTAGGCAATGACTTCTACCCTGACCGGACTAGTGTGTCACCCCTCTGGATTCTAG ATTGCATCATACAACAGAAGTTAGAGCCAATGGACGCATATCTTCAAGGTAGACCCAAACGTGACAGCAGTCCAGAATTTTAG
- the LOC138325129 gene encoding protein starmaker-like has translation MFWPAVFVFVFGPMSVLTLPTTPEGYTYPLTMTNPTQPSVPLPPGELELILDTLLTQVDRHNTWLETLQGDVNNLGDSVEIQSLDIQKLKKDFDKVKNGKKSSKQSSEDSLESEDNLIDSLSLEDLSWGKSGSKSSDDSSNGLYDEEDWGLFRKNSDKFSEKHGSTGHKGENKDNKDTEVNENESEKDSEEEVEEEEEEEEESEQPRRHGNWWHSNRWRGNNRRDESHSTEGSSSEEGHNRRRGLMGDYRRGNEDDTEERSSEEGYDAHMESNEEQSWEEEDSISQESHNHQESNSHSNNEEDSEEYGEEYKK, from the coding sequence ATGTTTTGGCCGgcagtttttgtgtttgtttttggacCAATGTCGGTATTGACCCTACCCACCACACCTGAAGGTTATACCTACCCTCTAACTATGACCAACCCAACCCAACCTTCAGTGCCTCTACCCCCGGGGGAACTCGAACTTATTCTTGACACCCTACTAACCCAGGTAGACCGACACAACACCTGGCTGGAGACACTACAAGGTGACGTTAACAATCTTGGTGATTCTGTCGAAATTCAATCACTCGACATCCAGAAACTTAAGAAAGATTTTGACAAGGTTAAAAATGGGAAGAAATCCTCCAAGCAAAGCAGCGAGGATAGTTTAGAATCTGAAGACAATCTGATTGATTCATTATCTCTGGAGGACTTGTCCTGGGGCAAAAGCGGGAGTAAATCATCTGATGATTCATCTAATGGTTTATATGATGAGGAGGACTGGGGACTCTTCAGAAAAAACAGTGATAAGTTCTCAGAGAAACATGGTTCAACTGGACACAAAGGCGAGAACAAGGACAATAAAGATACAGAAGTGAATGAAAATGAGTCTGAAAAAGATAGTGAGGAAGAAGTAGAGGAAGAagaggaagaggaggaggaaTCTGAACAACCAAGAAGACATGGGAACTGGTGGCACAGTAACAGGTGGAGAGGAAATAACAGGAGAGACGAATCACACAGCACAGAGGGAAGTAGCTCGGAGGAGGGACACAATAGACGCAGAGGTCTAATGGGGGATTACAGGAGAGGTAACGAAGATGACACAGAGGAAAGAAGCTCAGAAGAGGGATACGATGCACACATGGAAAGTAACGAGGAACAAAGCTGGGAGGAGGAAGATAGCATCTCACAAGAAAGTCATAACCACCAAGAAAGTAACAGTCACAGTAATAAtgaggaagacagcgaagaatACGGTGAAGaatacaaaaaatga